The following coding sequences lie in one Arachis hypogaea cultivar Tifrunner chromosome 4, arahy.Tifrunner.gnm2.J5K5, whole genome shotgun sequence genomic window:
- the LOC112744974 gene encoding adenylate isopentenyltransferase 5, chloroplastic-like, with the protein MAPSWSVSSLGKKKVLFIMGTTGSGKSKLSINLGTQFPCEIINSDKIQVYRGLDIVTNKMAPSQQGDIPHHLLSIIDDPDYDFTANEFCKNVHDALELITEKGNIPIIVGGSNSYIEALVNDPKGEFQSKYDCCFIWLDVSLPVLYDYLDIRVDEMVDAGVVDEIRREAYDPKNSDYSRGVRRAIGVPELHYYFHILQNDSSDDVDEAYKTRVFLHAIDTMKINTHKLAKNQVTKIKRMVNELGWKMTRIDSTQVFEAVLRGEDYNHLYQEIVLKPSVEVVRRFLDY; encoded by the coding sequence ATGGCTCCAAGTTGGAGTGTTTCAAGCTTGGGTAAGAAGAAAGTGTTGTTCATAATGGGAACAACAGGATCTGGAAAATCGAAACTTTCCATCAACTTGGGGACCCAATTCCCCTGTGAAATAATTAATTCAGATAAAATCCAAGTGTACAGAGGGCTGGACATTGTGACGAACAAGATggcaccttcccaacaaggtgaCATACCCCATCACTTGCTAAGCATAATTGATGATCCTGACTATGATTTCACTGCTAATGAATTCTGCAAAAATGTTCATGATGCCCTTGAACTCATAACCGAAAAAGGGAACATACCCATCATTGTTGGAGGCTCAAACTCTTACATTGAGGCATTAGTGAATGATCCCAAGGGTGAATTTCAATCCAAATATGATTGTTGCTTCATTTGGCTTGATGTGTCTCTCCCTGTTCTGTATGATTACTTAGACATTAGGGTTGATGAGATGGTTGATGCTGGTGTTGTTGATGAGATTCGTCGTGAGGCTTATGATCCCAAGAATTCTGATTATTCTCGTGGGGTTAGAAGAGCCATTGGAGTCCCTGAACTTCATTACTATTTTCACATCCTTCAGAATGATTCAAGTGATGATGTTGATGAGGCTTATAAGACTCGGGTGTTTCTTCATGCAATTGATACCATGAAGATCAACACTCATAAGTTGGCCAAGAATCAAGTCACCAAGATCAAAAGGATGGTCAATGAACTTGGTTGGAAGATGACTAGAATTGATTCTACACAAGTTTTTGAGGCTGTTTTGAGAGGAGAAGATTACAACCATCTTTATCAAGAGATTGTGCTCAAACCAAGTGTGGAGGTTGTTCGGAGGTTCCTAGATTATTGA